From a region of the Paenibacillus segetis genome:
- a CDS encoding beta-class carbonic anhydrase, with amino-acid sequence MSQVQTILDYNQKFVADKEYESYITDKFPQKKMVIVTCMDTRLVELLPKAMNLRNGDAKIIKNAGAVISQPFGSVMRSLLVAIYELNAEEVYIIGHTGCGMAALNSDHMINSMKDKGISEDVLSTLENSGIKLKKWLRGFDNEKEGVIRTVEIVKKHPLLPPGVPIHGMLIDSLTGGLELIVDGYNE; translated from the coding sequence ATGAGCCAAGTTCAAACGATTTTGGATTACAATCAGAAGTTTGTTGCCGATAAGGAGTATGAGAGCTATATAACGGATAAATTCCCACAGAAGAAGATGGTGATCGTGACATGCATGGACACCAGACTTGTAGAATTACTTCCGAAAGCAATGAATTTACGTAACGGCGATGCTAAAATTATTAAGAACGCCGGGGCCGTCATTTCCCAACCGTTTGGTAGTGTTATGCGTAGTCTACTAGTAGCTATTTATGAACTTAATGCAGAGGAAGTCTACATTATCGGTCATACAGGTTGCGGTATGGCGGCGCTCAATTCCGACCATATGATTAATTCGATGAAAGACAAGGGCATCTCAGAGGATGTTCTTAGCACGCTTGAGAACTCAGGGATCAAATTAAAAAAATGGTTACGCGGTTTCGACAATGAAAAAGAAGGGGTTATCCGCACGGTAGAAATAGTCAAGAAGCATCCACTATTACCACCAGGAGTCCCTATTCATGGTATGTTGATCGATTCTTTGACGGGTGGACTTGAACTCATTGTTGATGGTTATAACGAATAA